TATCGTGGAAGATCACAACTGAAAATTAAACAAATTCGTATTACGACAGAACTTGATAACGTAGAATTATCAGATTTCCTTGAAGTAGCCCCGATTGATAAAGAAACAGTAATTGATAAAGTTACAAAATATATTTTTGAAATGGAAAATCCTAATATACAACGAATCACACGACATTTACTAAAAAAACATCAGGAGGCATTTTTAGAGTTTCCTGCAGCAACAAAAAATCACCATGAGTTTGTTTCCGGTCTAGCTTACCATGTTGTAACTATGTTAGATTTAGCAAAAGCGATAGCAACTATATATCCTTCATTGAACAAAGATTTACTTTATTCAGGGATTATCCTTCATGACTTAGGGAAAGTTTACGAGTTATCAGGACCGATTTCTACTACCTATACAATGGAAGGGAAGCTGTTAGGTCATATATCAATTTTAGTTAATGAAATTGGAGAAACAGCAGTAGAATTAGGAATAGAAGGTGAAGAGGTCACAGTACTTCAGCATCTAGTATTAAGCCACCATGGAAAAGCGGAATGGGGTAGCCCTAAACCACCTATGATTAAAGAGGCTGAAATGTTACATTATATTGATAATATTGATGCAAAAATGAATATGATGGACCGTGCTTTAGAAAGAGTTGAACCTGGGGATTTTTCGGATAGAATTTTCCCATTAGAAAACCGCTCATTTTATAAACCTACTTTTTACAAAAAATAATAGACAGATAATTGCTAGCTACAGAATGAAACATTCTGTAGCTTTCTTTTTTATAGAAATAGAAATATATGTACTAATCTATTAATCACTTTCATACATATATTCTTAAAGAAGCTTGTCTGTAAGGAGGTATAGAAATGGAACAAATGTTAATAGGGATGCCTTGGTGGGGGTATATGTTACTTTTTGGGATATTATTCTCTGGATATATGGTGCTAAGAACGTCAATTGAGGAGCGCAGAATGGACGAACAATGGATTGAACAGCAAGGAGAAGTTTATATGAAAAGAATGGAACAAGAAAAAGAAGAAAGAAATTACAATAGAACTAAAAGGATATAAAAAAAACTCGCCAAAGGCGAGTTTTACTTTTTTTATTCAAAGATATCTTTTAAATCTTTATCCATTACTTTAATATCGCCATCTTCAATTAGCTTCTTAATGACATTCTCCGTACTTTCAGCATTAGCACTTAAGTACATTTCACGGATTTCTTCTCTATTATCTTCAAGTGTTTTTTCAGTATTTTTCACATCAGTAACTTTAATGATATGGTAACCGAATTGAGTTTTTACTAAATCACTTACTTCGCCAACTTCTAAAGTAAATGCTTCCTTTTCAAATTCTGGAACCATTTTTCCACG
This genomic interval from Lottiidibacillus patelloidae contains the following:
- a CDS encoding sporulation YhaL family protein, whose translation is MLIGMPWWGYMLLFGILFSGYMVLRTSIEERRMDEQWIEQQGEVYMKRMEQEKEERNYNRTKRI
- the yhaM gene encoding 3'-5' exoribonuclease YhaM, whose product is MKKGILDYQVGDQVEHFLLINTVTKGTASNGKPFLTLMLRDKSGEIEAKLWDCTPQDEEVYCPENIVKVIGEVSNYRGRSQLKIKQIRITTELDNVELSDFLEVAPIDKETVIDKVTKYIFEMENPNIQRITRHLLKKHQEAFLEFPAATKNHHEFVSGLAYHVVTMLDLAKAIATIYPSLNKDLLYSGIILHDLGKVYELSGPISTTYTMEGKLLGHISILVNEIGETAVELGIEGEEVTVLQHLVLSHHGKAEWGSPKPPMIKEAEMLHYIDNIDAKMNMMDRALERVEPGDFSDRIFPLENRSFYKPTFYKK